CATAAAGGCGTTCCCAGCCTGCCTTAAAAGTTTCTGGTTTGATGGGGGGCAAAGGCAAATGAGTGGTACAAACTTATCCTTGACCCTGGAAGGAAAGAGCAGAAAAGTCTGGAAGGCCAGCAACTGGATGGAGCACATCTGAGCAGGCTTCTTGGAAGTGGAGGCCTTGAGCAGTCAGGGTAGGGAGAGAGACAGTTGGCTGGTGCTCCAGACTGGATGGCGATGCTCTCTGTCCCTCCTTCAACTAGAGCTGAACCTTCAGCTTGTCACAGAaccaccccttcctccctccctgtctcagTTCCCAGACTGTTGCTAAGCAGTCAGGTGGTTTGGAGACTGACCCAGCTCCAGAGGTAGGCCTCCCGATTAGGCTAAGCCAATCATCATAATTCCATCAGCCTTGCCCCAGACTTCAGTCAGTCAGCACATGGCTTTCCTTGAGCTCTAGGGATTGGAACAAGAATGCACAGGTGATCCAGTTGAGGCCAACAAGAGATAAGGAGAAATCTTCAAGGGGCTTCGGGGAAATTTTAGAGACACAGGAACAGATGGGCTTTGCCTCCTCTGGATACACACGTGACTGTGAGAACTGGGTGAACCAACAGAGGGTATGACAGAGAGGAATGCAGCTGGAACAGAGCTGAAATACCAGACTTTGGCAGCCCCaaagccctccccacccctggatCCACTTAGGAGTCCCAGCATCTTCTTTTGGAGTTTCCTGGTTCTTGCATTCTGTGTACCTATACCTAGCATTAAAATCCTTTACTCTCCTTTTCTGCCCCAGTCAAGGTCTGGCATTGATCTGGGCCCCTGCCAAGTTTCTAGCTTGTCAGCCTCCAGCTCACATCTGATTCCTCGTCTGTTCTGAATTTGCACTTCCTGACATACACCATACTCTCATGGGCTCCCATGCCCCTCCACAGGGCTGTCTGTTCCCTCTACCAGGTCAGCTCTTCCCTGATTGTTCATATAGCCAACTGCCGCCCACCTATATAGACTCCTCAGCATTATCCCTCTGGCACGCACCCTCCTGGAGCTCCCTCCTCAGAGGAGGGGGGAGTCTCTTTCTGGATGGGACCACTTCTAGCCACTCTTCTAACTAACCACACATGGGAGTCATGCTCACACACTTGGGTCACAGCTGATGCCCAGCGCCCCTGCCCGCCCTACCCCTTACTTGATACTCAGTCAGGTAGTCCTCCTCCATGAGGGCCAGCTGGTCCTTGAGcctcttcagtttcctcatctcatgGGCAAAGTCCTTCTTGTCCCGTTTCCACATGGCATCTTTCAGGAACCTGGTGCCAAGGCAGGGGTGTGTCATTCCTTCAGCTtcaccctgggctgggaagactggctgctgctgagggcctgggtgagGGTAGGGGGAGCCACCAGAGATGAGGTGAGCAAGATGGACCATCCCCCGTCTGGCTAATTACTTCCCTGGCAGTGAGAAAGGAAAGTGATCACCATCTTTCAGCTGAAGGGCTAGGACCTCGAGGTAATGCTAAACCCCAGGGGTAGGGCCCTGTGGAGAGCCCCAGGAATAACATCCTGGAGAGGGTTCTCTGCAGACTCATCCTTGGGTGAGGGCCCTGGGGAAGGGTGGCAGATGGGGGTAGTTCTCACACCCTCACCGGGCACAGACTCGGTGGTTCCATATTTTGCAGTAGTCAATGGGCTTGCAGCCTGTGGCATCTTGTGCGTGGACATTGGCACCTTTCTGCACCAGGACTTTGACACAGCTCAGCAGGCCTTCGCGGGCTGCCAGATGCAGAGGTGTGGAGCCATTGCACGTCTGACTGGAGGGCCCCGccagggagaagagaggagaaaggaaggatgaAGGGCATCAGATGGGCAAACCAGCTCCTAGGTCTGCTGTGCCACTAGTCCACTGGGTGACCCTGGCACGTCCtttctctctgtacctcagtttcaaCTGTTGAAGGAGGGTTTGGATTGAGTGAACAGCTAAAGTCTGATTATGGAGTATGTGACCATGAGGACCTACCAAAAGGAGAGCTGGGTTGGCTGGAGTGCAGAGACCATGAACCTCATCTCCTCTTTAACCACCCaggcctcctcccccttccccccgcCTGGCCGTGGCCCACAAGGCCTGCGTGACCAGGGCCCTCTTCCTCCCCAACTTCGTCTTCTGACTTTGCTCCATTCTCTCCCAACATGGCCTTTGCACCTCTGCCTGGAATAATTTTCCCTGGCTCTTCACCTGGCCGGCTCCTCTCAGTCCTCTCCTTAGAGGTAACTGCCCATTCCCAAATAGGTCTTCTTGTCCCCTTTACTCACAGCTCCATCACCCTTCATAACTGCTTACCACActgtcattttgttcatttgtttgctaGTTGACTGGCCATTCCTACATTAGTATGTCAGCTTTaggagggcagggaccatggCTGTTACATTCACCGTATTCCTCAATTCTGGCCCAGTGCTCAGCACATTAGATGCtggataaatattttgaatgaatgcaGTCTCCTCTAAGCCATGCATTCACTTTCTCAATTATCACAGTAGTCTCATATGATAGGCATTGTCATCTACCCAAATTTCAGTTGAAGACACTGAGGCAGTAGTTCCTAAACTCTGCTGCCAAATGAAAAACAGCTGGGGCTCTTTTGCACTTTCAAAGCCCGGGCCACATCCCAGGCCAATTAAATGACAGACTCCTTTGGATTGAAACACAGGCATTGGTATTTTtgaagctccccaggtgattccagtgTACAGACAGGTTTGGGAACCAGAGCACTGAGACTTAGGCTTGAGTGATTTGCCTGAGGTTTTTCTGTCTGCTGGCAGGTAGCAAAACTGGGACATTAAGTAGGTCTGCCCTCTTTCAAAGCCTCTCAGCCACTACCATGTGACTGCTTCATGTGGGAACAAGTTCCTGGTACCCCAcagctcctctccctctcctccttgaATCTTCCTGCCTGGAAGTGGGGTTCTTATCTGCCCAGCctgccagcccctctccccacacaGGCTGGACTCACGTGTTGAGGGCCGCCCCTTGCTTAATCAGATAGTGAATGCAGGCGAGGGCCATGGTCTTGTTGTCACCATGGATGACAAGGTGCAGAGGTGTCTGGCCATTGTTGGTGGGCAGGTTTACGGGAAACTTGTATTCCTCCACCAAGACCTGCAGGCATGCAAGCTTGCCGCTCTGGGCTGCAAAGTGGATGGCAGTGAAACCCTGCGGGGGCCAGAGGAGACAGGAAGTGGTTGAGCAGGACTGGGCCGGGGGTCCCACAACCTAACCTAGAGAGGATTTCTTGGGATTACCCTCGCCTCTTCTCAGTGCTCCCGGGAATCCCACGGTTCCCTTCCCATTCCCTTATCTCGCTTCCCCAAAATTGCCCTCCAGACGGTAGGAAAGTGAATTAGAGTCACTCCTTGCCAGGTAACCACTGTGTGCGAGCTCTTTGTAGGGTGGAGAAGACTTCGGTTGCTGCCCCTGCACTCCAAGGCCTTACCTTGTCATCGGCCAGGATTTCGCCACGATGCCGGTTTAAACAGAACCGCAACCATTCCAGGTTGCCCAATGAGGCCGCGAACAGTTCGTAGTAGCTTCCTCCCATCGCTCTCTGGTCCCACTCCTCGGCTAGACTCATGGAACTGGAGCcggagtggggaggaaggtgggcgTGAGCctagaggccggccctgggcagGGCGCGCCGGGCGGCAGGGCAATGGGGAAGTGACAGTCGTCGGGGGCCCCGGGCACCTCTTGGGAGGTCAGTCCGGCCAGGCCtgagccctcccctccccgcccagaCGCCCGCACATCACGCCCGCGCCCACCTGCGCCGCCGGACCGCCGACTCTTTGCGGGTGGTTGAGCCCTTCTTTGCTAGTTGCAGGTGTACGTCCCCGGAGAGGTACCGCCGCCTGATGGGTGCCGCCTCCGCCCACCTGGCGAAGTGCCAGCTGGCGCTACGGGCGGAGGCCGGCAGGCACTCCCGGACTAGGGTCGTGGTGGAGGGGCGGGAACTTCGCGCCTCCCTGGCCGGGTCACCGACCAGTTGGTTACCCCACCCCACGGCCCACGCGTCCTGGAGACTCGGCATCTCAACACCCCACACGGAAAGACGAGTAGCTTTTGTTTCTGATTATAAAACTAATAAGTGCTGattgtaacaaaacaaaacagaagggcAATGAAGATATTAAAAATCACAACCCCATTACCCACAGAAATCATGATCTATTTCGCTATGTGTATGCATATTCCTGCCTCTTTTCATTCAGCCTTGTACCATGAACTAGCTTCCGTTGTCAGTCCACATACTAAACGTGAATTATGACGCAACCATAGCCCGGCATCATAATGGATGCGCTGCCATTTCACTTGTGATATCAGGGGCTTTcgggtggcccagtggtaaagaatctgccagcaatgcaggagacttaagagacgcaagttcgatccctcggtcaggaagatcccctggaggagggcatggaagccctctccagtattcttgcctgaagaattccatggacagaggagcctggcaggctacagcgcaaggttgcaaagagtcggacatgacagaagcgacttagcacgcaccctcagagaaggcaatggcaacccactc
This window of the Bubalus bubalis isolate 160015118507 breed Murrah chromosome 12, NDDB_SH_1, whole genome shotgun sequence genome carries:
- the ANKRD53 gene encoding ankyrin repeat domain-containing protein 53 yields the protein MPSLQDAWAVGWGNQLVGDPAREARSSRPSTTTLVRECLPASARSASWHFARWAEAAPIRRRYLSGDVHLQLAKKGSTTRKESAVRRRSSMSLAEEWDQRAMGGSYYELFAASLGNLEWLRFCLNRHRGEILADDKGFTAIHFAAQSGKLACLQVLVEEYKFPVNLPTNNGQTPLHLVIHGDNKTMALACIHYLIKQGAALNTQTCNGSTPLHLAAREGLLSCVKVLVQKGANVHAQDATGCKPIDYCKIWNHRVCARFLKDAMWKRDKKDFAHEMRKLKRLKDQLALMEEDYLTEYQKEHQILREADFKKWLHHKLLLQDQSLIPSVQREPRALPRAAALSKTCKDGVLWPPSSFHPSPEARLQQIQQPNLPLVMSVPTYKPPTIRRPKVWNLSSNPARSPTAQIGYPQGVRLGVHPDPRPERDFRCFVEVRSDGHGGAHLRTVAGSQVAPVPRLPFEVVIRELYPLVRPYRMKVPQDFCSVAMEEVPRKRHLGDSSFWTDTLSMNLRETFDEAFLAAVRAHQGLPALPSPKPPLP